From Triticum aestivum cultivar Chinese Spring chromosome 7B, IWGSC CS RefSeq v2.1, whole genome shotgun sequence:
TGtcaatccctctctctctctgcccatATGTGCAAAGATCGCACCGTTTCATAGTGTGTGCATGTTTGATTTCATTCTCACTGTTCCGTAAATGGTTTTCCCCTATCATTTTTGTTTACATGATGATAGGTTATGCAAATTTGGAGTTAACAAATCTACTTAGTTATCTGTATATCGGTCAGTCACTGTCATTGCTGATTGTTTTGAGTCATTAAACTCATATTTGTGCAAACTAAGAATTAGTTATGTACTGCAGATTTGTGTTGATATGCCCTACATATCGAGTTCATCGTCCAAGCACCTTctgcagaaagaaagaaaaaggcaagTACTCCCGAGGATGGCATGTATTAATAGTTCTGTGTGCTTTCTTATATATTAAGCCATTTAAATCTGTGAATTTTGATTGAACATTTATCATGCTTGCTGCCTATTGATCACATATCTTTGTTGTAGCATGGTAAGACGTATATTAGGATGCATTCTTGTTCTTAGAGCATTTGGAGAACTTGTTGTATCTCTCCTGGCTCATGTAACTCTTTTATACCGTGTTTCCCATTGTGGTGGGAACATGTTTTTCTTTTCTTATCAAGTACCTTCTCCCATCCTTTCCATTGTATGTATGATAGGAACCCTCTCAACCGATTGTCACCTGCACCTGTCTGCATATTTTCGTGCATATGCTTCATTCAGCTTTCAACCCTGCAATGCATTACATTTGTTGGTACCGAAGAATTTTATTTGTTTCAAAAAGTTCTATAACTCTGAAATCGCAATGTGTAATATCTCAAAGCTCTTTGCAAGTTCTTAGGATTTTTATTCTATGCATTTGCATGATTTGCGCCTGGATTTGATCTGATTTGGCTATGTACATGGTTTTCCTTGGGTCATAGATGAGTGGAGAAAGGAGACAAGGGAGTTCCATTTTGTGAAGACAATGGCGACATGGTTGACTCAAGGACTAGTGGAAGAAGGCCTATCTCATATAATTTCTTTATCTAAGATAAGGCTACACTCTCCTATGTAAAATTTGCATATATTCCCCTGCCCTGCATATGTTGTTTCATATCCTTTAATTAAGATTTTCACTGTTAATAAACATGATGCTTAACTACGATCTCTTGGCATTAGACTATTGATAAGAGAAGAATTGCAGTTCATGTATTTGGAATTTATTGGTGTTGCAATGAACAACTATTATTTATATAACTTCTTGTGATGCTTTCTTCAAAAGAGATACAACCATTTTGGCGTGCAATAATAATCATATCGGTaaatcgtactccctccgttccataatgtagtgcctatagatttttacaaaagtcaaacattgcaaactttgaccatctttatagagaaaagtaggtacatctagaataccaaatgcacatcattggataCATCATGAGTTAAattttcagaatgtacatgtttggtattgtagatgtacacagttttctctatacacttggtcaaagttggcaaagtttgactttcacaaaaatctataggcattacattgtggaatggagggagtatgttctTTTATTGTTCAGGTTGCCACCTTGATCAACCTGGCAAGGGAAAAATCCATCCACGAACTTTAGGTATTGTATTTATCATTCATTCCAGTTACGATGTTCCATATCAGTATTCAGTTGCTAAACTATAGAACCTGAGATGTATAATTTTTTGTCGTGTTTGCATTACAGAGGTGGAGGCTACATTTCCTTGGAGAATTTATTGTTCTTCGCCAGGAACAGTCCGGTGAGTGTAGCTGTCAATTCCAAGGATATGTGTATCCTATAACTCATTTAATTGCTATTTATAGGATGAAGTTCTAACAAAGTCTTCACTCTTTAGCAGTTAGCACTTCTGTTTGAGCACAATGGGCATGATATAGACGACTTGTTCTGTAATGTTGCAGTGCTAAATATGAAATGGGCCACCATTTGCTCTTACTGGATGTAGGGTGTGTAGTATTCCGCTGATAATTGCCTTAATGTAGATGTTGTAATTTGGGAGCATCCATTTGCTGTAGCTGGTGTAAATATGCATTCATGCTCATTCAGATGCTTGATCTAGGGGTTGTTCATGCTATTTTTCAGATGACATCATTTACTGGCATTTTTCTTATAGCAGTAGATCTCAATATGCAGCTTATTGTTGTACCTACACTTTTTGTACTTGTTCCTATTATCTCCATTTATTTCATTCTATAGCTGTTCCCCTGTCATTGCTCCTAAGCCAGATGTATTTCATCACACTCTACTTCTGTTGATGTATCTATCCTTTTCAAGAAGCAGCAACATACTACTTTCAGTGGTATTGCCAAGCTATACATTCGCCTATGTAAACTAGATTGAGAAATGGAACTAAAAAGGACGTCAACCTATCAGGCACCGCACCATCTGCGACTGCAGTTCTATTCCATGTATGCTTTGGTTTAACAACCGATCCTCATTTGGACTACATACCGACGTTAGCAAATGCACCAGCAATATTAGTACGAAGTCACGCAACACGTTGACAAATACCACACACACATGTTAGCAAATACGACAGCTAGATTAGTGCGCATAATTCCGCTCATAAAGGCGCCACCAGGTGGCGCCCCAACCGCTAGTAGTCTAAATAGAtcaatctagtgtttgcatggtgaAGACGTGAAAGCCGGCCCCGAGCAAACACCTGAGCGAAGATCGATCATTTGGAAGCGTTACCATGCAGTCTTTGAGACCTAAATCTTTTCTGGACCTCGTCCTAGCTAACAAACAAAAGGTCTAGACAATTGGTCAATCCAACACCTTTCATCAGCCTTCTTTTCTGGTTCATTGAGTAGTGCCCGACGGCTTCGCCTCGACGAACATGGCCGTGGCTAACCCGTGCACCGTGCCGTATAATAGCAACCCCAACATGCAGGACACCATGGGCAGACGAACGAGCATGTGTACCGATAAAACCAAGCACATTCTCATTAGCTGCTAGATATTCACCCATATACGACCAACTTTTCAatatcaactactccctccgttcctaaatatttgtctttctagaggtttcaaatggtgactacatacggagcaaaatgagtaaatctacactttaaaatatgtctatatacatccgtatgtggtggccatttaaaatctctagaaagacaaatatttaggaacggagggagtaatatataggGGATAAAACCATAAGAAAATTAACACCCGTTCATGTCTCATTACATAATAAAGAGTATTGTACTTGACTAAAACGCCATCAAAACACAAGGGGGAAAAACTCACAACCTTCTACCTAAACACGCTATTGATAAAATTAACCTAAGAGTATTGCACCAGCAACTAGCTAGCCATCAATCTGCTGCATCATGCAACGTAGTTTTTTTAGGCCAATCATGCAACGTAGTCCTCATCAAGAAACTCCATCAAGGGCTGTTGCAGCGCCTTCATTACAGCCTCCCACCCAGCATGTGTCGGGTGTGTCTGGTCCCAGTAGAACATCTTGTCAGGAGTATCGCATAGGTCGTACAAGCGCTTCCCTGAATGGCTACGCTCTCCACAGTACCCTCCCTTATAGGTACTCTCACAGCACGGGTTCAGTTTGCCGTTGAAATTCTTCGACTCATCCGACCCTCCACCTGCATGCACAAAAACAACTCTGCATAATTACATAATCAAATTCATACATTAGAGACCAGAGTTGGCTTACAACATACACACAGATATGTGTATTTACCAGGGGCATGATTGATGATGTCAGTGAAAGTAGTGTAGAGGTCCAGTATGTGAACGTTATCCCTTTCTTCGAGCATTTGCTTTAGATACTTGTTGTGCACGGATGCGCCATAATTGCCGAGAAGGTCACATGTGGTGTAGTTCTTCGAACTAGTATGCAAAGGTGTGCAACCAATGGGATGCAAGTTGTTTACTAGCACCTTTCTCACACCAAGCATCTGCAGTTGCGCCACATTATCTAGGATCTCAGTCGCCACGTTTCCAACGTAAGTATCGAGCTGCATGCAGGAGAAGTTAATTAGTAGCAAGGTGGAGATCAGTATAATTAATTGACTTTAATTTGTATGTGCGAGTATGCTAGGTACTACTTACATCATCGAAGCTTGTGTAGAAGCCGGTCTCAATGTCGGAGTCGCTCATGTAGTCATTGCCGGAGATGGCGATGAGCGCGACGGAGTGGTGAAGCTGATGTGTTGAGATGACCCCATCGTTGACAAGCCTCTTGAAAGTTTGAACCTGTGAGGCAAGGGTCGGCACCTTCTTGGTCTTCACCCTGAAGACACCAGCGCCGCCagaagcaaaggtcatgccagatgaGTCACAAGATTGATCTGATGTGAGCTCGTACGCTGGAGGGGCTTCATGGAGACCCAACATCCTTGCTGCAAGGACAAGGGAGTATAGATAGGAAGGATTATTTTGGATGCACCTAGATGTATAATAAAATTCTCTTGCTAACTAAATACATGAATAATATTTGAGTACACGTACCTATAAAATCTGATTGCATCCTGTAGTTGGAGAAGCGTCCAGTCAAAACAGGAGACGTGGAATAATGAGAATTGAGATAGGAGCCGTAGGGGTAGCTCCATTGGCGCGATGTCTTTTCACGGGTGATGTTGGGACGGTTGCCGTTGTCGACAAAGTCGTCGCCGAAGACGAACATGCTGGACCATTGGTTCCTCGACCCCTGGGCAGAAGGTGTGCCTCGGGCCTCCACGCGAGCACCTGCAACTTGGATCGATCATGTCAGTACGTGCGTGCGTGCATACTGGAAGAACATGAAGAACGGGACAAGATTGAAGTGATGTAGTAATAGCGCTAGCAACAGATATCCAAAAGGAAAACAAGGCGGCACGCTAGCAGCAAACATCTGAAAGAAAGACATGGTGGCAATGCGTGCGTACCATCAAAGAAGatgaggatgaggagaagacagaCAACAGCCGGCGGAAGCTTCATGGCCGCGAAGCCTGTGAGGGCAGCGCCGCGGAGGGAGGGAGATGGGGATGGGATGGGATCGTGGCGTGGACgtagggctatatttataggtggaagaaTGCACGTATACCTTAGTGTCCTGCTCCTGTTAACTTCGCTTCAACTTCTTACCTCtgaggatttttttttattttttttttgcaaCGACTCTGACGATCAACTTGGAGGGGAAGGCGCATGCGCATGCGcatgtatttttattttatttctttgccTGCGAGGTTCCAGATTCATCCTCAAGATTCCGCCATCCCTACGTTCGCTTCCCCTCCTCACCAATGAATGCTCCTCGCGTGCTCATCCCGGTCATTTTTTCTCTGCCCATACAGAACTTTAGTCGAGTGCTAGGCACCAGCCGGCCGGCCCAAACTTTCGGCTGGTCCGCACCTAGCGGTCAGATGCGCTTCGTGTGAGCCTCTCTATCATGCTCCCGCGCCGATTCGTCCCGTTCCTTCGTCCAAACACACACACAGAGAGCGAGAGCAATGACTTTGAGCCTCCGGCTGCCCCCTTTCGGTTGTGCTCGTCGTGGGCTTGCCGTGTGTATCGGCGCCCCCGCGGTTTCAGCACCCCGACATGGCCGCGCCCTCGCCGTGCAACATCCTGCCCTGCCGCCCTCCCCGAGGTAGTAGGTCGCCACGGCCGCCATTGTCCCCCCCCCCTCCGACCGGTTGGCCGCAGCTCTCCCCTCGTCCCAATTGCAACACCGTGCCACCCATCACCTGCACACCAGATCTCGCCATCCATGGTTCGCAACATTCCACCCCCATCAATCTCGTCGTGCTCATCGGCACACTTGTAGCACCATGACAGCCATGAAAATGGTTTGTAGCAAATTTTATCGTCGGTTGTAGCAAAACAGACTATGGTTGCAGCAAAACGTTGTCATCGTTGCCATGGATCGCAGCTAAGACATGATTTTTGAAGGTTTTTTCAATGCCGGTTCCAGCTTTTGTAACTCCCGGTTGCAGCTTTTCGTTGCCGTCCATGGCTTTCGTCTCTATGCTTGAAACCTTTTTCATTGCTAGATGAAGCTTTTTTCATCGCCAGTTGCAACTTCCCATGATTGTCCATAGCTTTTGTTGTATGcgggttgaaacttttttcatcgccggttgaagcttttcgGTCGTCGGTTGGAACACCGGGCATCTCTCCCGATTCTAGCAAGAAAAAAATGGCTCGCCATCGCCCTCCCACAGTAGGTCCGTGCCACCGGCGTCTTTGCTTGCAACACCCAACTCGCGGGCCTCCCAGATGATGCGACACCACTGGTCGATCCATGCAGCATCTGCAGCAGTGGGGGAGCGCATGTGAGGTTATCTCTCCACGGCGGCGATGAGTAGCTTGGGGCCGAGAGATGAGATGCTCGTAGTAGCACCGGGGGGTGGAGATGCTTGCGGCATCAATGGGCATCCGGGCAGCGGCAAGCGGTGGTCGCCCTCCACCAACGAGAGATGGGTAGAGGGGGAAAAGGAGGTTGCTCGgggagaagagggagctcgcgTGTGGATAAGGTATATGGAGGTTGGGTGCCGGACACCGCCAGCCATGTGATCTCTCTGCATCAGACGGCGGCCGAGCGCTGCGCCGGTCGGTTGTGCCCGATGTACCATCTAGATCGCGACCCCTCTTTCCAGCCAACATGATGTGGGTTTATATCCTGTTTTCGAGCACAACAACATGCCCACGGTGCTCGGTTCTGCCCCACCTTAGCAAATATCTAGCCCTACATGTCGGCTGTACCAAAACATCAGACGAAGTCGATACGGCTGCCGTGACTCAGATAGctcaaagttgagtcacttattttacgATGGAAGGAGTAGTTAGGTACAGTGAGCTACAAAGTAGCTAACAGTTAGGAGTATTTGTCTAGGTAGGTTTAGTTCCAGTCGGTTCAAACTCCTATATAAGGAGTTGTATCCATCGTTGTAAAGTAAGTTTGATActtctcttttttttgcggggaaagtaAGCTTGATactaataaaaagaaaaacagcTTCACGCAAGATTCAGTGCCTCTCGTTCCTTCGTCGCTCGTGTTCATAGCTCCTCACTAGTCCTCATAGCTCATAGTTCAGGCTAACAATTCGCATCATAGCCTATCGCAAAGCACACTAAGGGGGTGTGAAACAAAACGCGATTAGCTTCCCTCGAGATAGCGTAAACCGTGCAATTCTCGTTGGAGGGCCCACTGCGTTTAGCCACGTTggtagtgtcgtggttctaagtctgacagtagtgtagggggtactaatgtagaggcaagatcctagctatggagtagttgtatacgcaagagttttacgagttcaggcccttctcggaggaagtaacagccctacgtctcggagcccggaggcggtcgactggattatatgcgtatgagttacaggggtgcgaaccctttacactgagaaggggggtggcttatatagagttcgccagacccctccaacCCTCAGTTATGCAAGGTTTGAAGTACATTAAGACCGGGGGTTACTGataacgcccacataaagtgctatgaagaccataaatgctacttaatgacagaccgttgcgtgcagagtgactttagatctcctggccgtcgagtggttagcttcatggtcgagtggttatcttcccggtcgagtgtcctcgagtctgtcgagtggaacacctctaggtcgactgacaggtagtttcttctagagatggccttgggtagggtagtttggacatgtccatgaccctaccctaggtacatagcttcgtcattagcccccgaatggatcgaggtttgagtggggaaggagttgagaattcttccgacccatttctcgtgctatgagtatgtcttgtcttGGATCAACGGACTTTTAGGTGAcagcaccaacttctttttcagtcgccttgatccattctttgtatctgtcGAGTGAAGTCTTCGCTTGGAGAGCTCCGAGTGACAGAGTGGAGGAGATCTTCTGTCTGACGAGTTGTTCAGCAacccgcggattttgcgggatttgaattttgggaagcgcgcgggacggggcgaggccgcagcaatcggacgggataaggcagggacgcctcaatctccgcgccaccttttttgccacgtatcgtgcgcacgactgttgtgggatttgacaggatcgcccgggcctacatgtcagccacCGGAAGGAGCTTTATATAAAGCGCCGGAcaggggtttttgaacagtgcgccctcattcccCCCTCTCTTCTCCAGATTTCTCCGCTGCGTTTGCTCCTTCCCCAGTGCCGTTGCTCCGCGCGTGCCTCGCCGGcgatgatggtgaaggagaagacggcggccctggagcgggcgaagaaggcgacgacgaaggcgaaggggagggGAACCAGTCGGAGCGGCTCTTCATCGAGgaccggcctgccgccgggctggatccagggcgactggatccgttCGACAATTAGTCAAGCGGATCTCGACGACCTGGTCGacggagggctgatcccccatggatcggcgcggcttccggggagggagtcagagccgcagcctcaggagggtgagtgcgttcttctggccacccacgtcgaccgtgggttttctttgccgccccaccctttcttccgggggtttctgaatttctttggggagcaactccaccacttcacacccaacaccataGTGTACCTCGCCGCCTATGTGTCTTTGTGCGAGTgcttcttgggttgccggcctcactggggtctctttaagcacatattcacctatcgctcccagacggtgaagaaggcaaatccgagtgacgagaggacacatgtgattcagatgtgtgggggccttGGGATCCAGTTGAGAGGGAAAAGTTCTTTTCCGACCATGGTTTTGCCCGATTCCGTCTGTGGGTGGCAGTCGACTTAGttttactgcaaggaccagccgacgccagggcagtcgactgggctccctcccttttccatggaacgagtgaggaagccctcctctttgaaggtggtcccggaggagaaggcgcaggtgagggtGCTGGTCGAGCGTGTCGTGCAGCTCATCCACGACggggtgactggtatggacctcctggaggtcttcctccggcgGCGCATCTAGCCGCTCTAATTTCAAgatcatcctatgtggatgtattctggaactgaggacaccactcggatccacccggaggagatcgacgatgccacgctggagcggtggatgggaagcattacggggaacaaggacaacccccgaggagccaggagggtcgttccactcgaccaatcatatgaaGTTGACAAGGTCCAATTCTTCACTTCCGACTGTGATTCTGCTTTTTCCATTCTGTCTGCTTAAAATCAACCGACTGACTTTTACCTTGTTTATTGTCTTCTAGGCcacgactgagatgtactcgatgccaaaCGGGGCGTAGGAACaagccgaggagggagaggcaagtggaggtgaaagtgaggaggaggagtggcaatctgacggCAAGGgggaagaggttgaagacggctccagcgaggaggaggaggaaatggaaGTCGATCCTCCCtgcacggaaaggcgatccaagctcgcccacgaccccgCGAGGGAGTGCGGCAAAGCGGTTGCGCCTGTTGTGCCGTCGACAAAGCGCCCTCGGACGGCCTCTCCGCCGCCGACTGAAAAAGCGCGGAAGCATCCGCGGGCGGAGTCATCgaagccgccgaaggccttgcccaagatgaaaATGGCCATTCCCACCATCTCTGGGTAACAGCAGGATTGTGTTTCCTTGTTCAGCTCGAGCGAACTTCCGGTCGACTCATCGACTAACggactggtttctgaaatctgcagtgctgctacctccgagacctccgccaaggacggcgaccaagaaatggaagacactgtcacttccaaccctggtatgtTCTCTTGTAGTTTTCGCTTTTGGTCAATTGGATCTTCGTTTCCAACTATGGATTTATCTTGCAGCTCCTCGTgacgtcattgatctccctgatgacgatgacgaggtgCCCCTGAGGGCGAGGAAGAATAGAAAGGCCCTGGCTGGCAAGGCCACTCGGACTGCGTCAGCACCTGAGGTACTGGTTCAAGAAGGTGGCGACATCACTCGGCATTCTGTGAccttcgctgtgccgctgacgagtgcccgaccttcgtcgtcgactgctgaacgccctcccttttcgccacacaccacgtcccagaggaccaggcgggtgctgctaaggaggctatacgccaggcggggattatgatggagcagttgaaggcgatccgggaagccagccaagcggcttatgatgcaagctcagcccttcagagcaatgtccaggttagttggtaaccgtctgttctgttaggatatgttatCTGAAGACTTCCTttccaaaaatctttgtgtctgtacacccactgggtgtgtcaattcgGTTTATAGACTGGTGGGGGCAcattgagtgcacccactgggtgtagtccccgagactatggtggactgctggcagtcgactgtagtctttgtagttgaattttcttcactcggtctggtcggaccatgttGAGTGGAACATTAGGAcctgtgggggcacgctgagtgcacccactgggtgtagtccccgatactatggtggactgctcgcagtcgactgtagtctgaagaactCTCTCTTTCCCCTTTTCGTTTTTTGTAGATTATGATGcgaccataatctctttgttcctttCAATCGACTGATCGGATCGAGTcggtagaactagtgggggcacgctgagtgcacccactgggtgtagtccccgagactactgttgaatattttgattcgactgtagtcttagaaacgttactatttttctcttagtcactcggaagcaacctctctttgatgtctgtcgactgactctttgTAGAAATCTTGCGAGCTCGTGGCCCGTTATACTGAGTTAGAAaagaaacatatccagctcgaccttgacttgaaacttgttcaggagaactttcagaaggcgaaggacgaggcaacaagtatgattggtgagaacttgacgatTGTTTTTATCTTTCTGCCCATTATTGATTCTAACCTCCTTGTCATTTTGCAGAAAAAACGAAGGTGGCTCTGAACaagaaggaccaggaacttgcTGAGGCGCAGAAGGCTGCTTCGGATAAAACAAAGCTTGCggaagagaagctggcttcagtcggcaaacttgaagaagagaacgccaacctgaaagctgctctcaacgcggccaacaaggaagtcagccgtctgaagaacgaCAAGATAGCTCTGAGCgacaaggcaagtgaactggtggggaagaagaatgatctggagacTTATCTAGGAGGGCTCGCAAAGAAGCTGttcatcatgcttgaaggtaatctctcCTGCCCGACTGACTTGTAATCACTGACTTATCATAGAACTGTATCACAGAACTGTTGGCTTATCTTTgagttgtgtttacagaattctgccaaaactttgaggaagagaccagtcgagtggagacacgCTTGGATCCCATAaactctccagtgaaggatgaagctgccatgaatgtgcttcgactggagtCCCGAGTCGCTGGTGTGGTGGACTATCTGGCCTGACTGAAGGCTGCAACgtcgcgaatcgacacgacactctggccaagggagacgcttcagaacgacctcgagtctctgatgactcgactgaatgaagtccgaggtcgagtgcaagaatggaagaagtcttctgccaggtgcggtgccgatgttgctctgtctctagtccgtgtccactgcaaggatgcacgag
This genomic window contains:
- the LOC123160594 gene encoding GDSL esterase/lipase At5g03610-like isoform X1, translating into MKLPPAVVCLLLILIFFDVAGARVEARGTPSAQGSRNQWSSMFVFGDDFVDNGNRPNITREKTSRQWSYPYGSYLNSHYSTSPVLTGRFSNYRMQSDFIARMLGLHEAPPAYELTSDQSCDSSGMTFASGGAGVFRVKTKKVPTLASQVQTFKRLVNDGVISTHQLHHSVALIAISGNDYMSDSDIETGFYTSFDDLDTYVGNVATEILDNVAQLQMLGVRKVLVNNLHPIGCTPLHTSSKNYTTCDLLGNYGASVHNKYLKQMLEERDNVHILDLYTTFTDIINHAPGGGSDESKNFNGKLNPCCESTYKGGYCGERSHSGKRLYDLCDTPDKMFYWDQTHPTHAGWEAVMKALQQPLMEFLDEDYVA
- the LOC123160594 gene encoding GDSL esterase/lipase At3g09930-like isoform X2; amino-acid sequence: MKLPPAVVCLLLILIFFDGARVEARGTPSAQGSRNQWSSMFVFGDDFVDNGNRPNITREKTSRQWSYPYGSYLNSHYSTSPVLTGRFSNYRMQSDFIARMLGLHEAPPAYELTSDQSCDSSGMTFASGGAGVFRVKTKKVPTLASQVQTFKRLVNDGVISTHQLHHSVALIAISGNDYMSDSDIETGFYTSFDDLDTYVGNVATEILDNVAQLQMLGVRKVLVNNLHPIGCTPLHTSSKNYTTCDLLGNYGASVHNKYLKQMLEERDNVHILDLYTTFTDIINHAPGGGSDESKNFNGKLNPCCESTYKGGYCGERSHSGKRLYDLCDTPDKMFYWDQTHPTHAGWEAVMKALQQPLMEFLDEDYVA